Part of the Perognathus longimembris pacificus isolate PPM17 chromosome 1, ASM2315922v1, whole genome shotgun sequence genome, CCACAGTGTTGAATACAATGTTGCTAAATACTTCTGAAACAAATGAATAATTTACTGAACGCAGATTCCAAGTACAGATGGTGTATATTTTCAGTGGCTTCTCAAATACACTAGCAAGTCCACTGATGAAGAGAAGTATCTCATGATTTCTGCCCTGACAATCTCCCAGGCACAAGGGCTGAACTTCTTCTCCTGCAGGTAGAGAGAGATCCTGTGGAAGTGTCTCCTCACAGCCAGCGTGGAGTCCTCAAGCACCATGGCAGgtgcttcctctccctccttccggGCCACACAGGCTCTCAGCTCATGCAGCTGGGCAGAGAGGCCAGTGCACAGTGTGGCCACAAGGCTCTTCTCCcaaggggcaggccagctctttGTGCTGAAGAGGCTGTAGATCTGCCGGGTCATCTCATGGAGCACAGCGATGGCTTCAGCCTTCTGGACCTGCTCTGCATCAAAGGCCTCCTGGGGGAATCCAAAGTCCTTTCTGTCCCTCAGGCAGGAGAACAGTGAGGTTCTCCTCATCTGTCCCAGGAGGAGCAAGGCTCTTTTGTTCCCCAGGCTGTGGGTGGGAGGCAGCTCACAGCCCAGGGAGCAGGTTGCCCTGCAGCTGAGCATCAGCAGGCTCACCAGGCAGACCAAGGGCAGGGCCATTGTGGATGGGGCAGGTGCTGCTGGAGTGGCTGAGGTGCGGATGCTGAAGCTTTGGCTGTGCAGTGTGTGAGGACCTTGATGGCCCCCTTGGCTTAAGTAGTGGCTGGGCCAGGTTCCATTTTCTGAATGCCCTCCCTTCATTTTCTACTtctctattttgttttcatttatgattTCATGCTTCAATTTAGAGCGGCATTTCCCAACTACTATCTTTCCTCCGTTGGTTTCCCTTCTCGTGCCCCACACATTCTTAGatagttttttttctaatagaacCCCTGATTAAAGTCAGCAAAACTCATATGTGCTAATATATTACTGTAGTCTAGCTACATCTTtgaattatactttaaaaaaactgcaaattttaatttttcattgagTGCATCTTAGGATAGACTACAAAATAGTTTAAGGTGACTGTTGAATATAGAAGTTTATCTGAGTGTCAATCACCCATACTTCATtctggatcatggtttgaggccgaCACTAGAGAAGTGGTTATGACACTCCAGCTCAAACTATGAATCTGGGCATTGCAGCAATCCTCTCTATTCCTCCTATAACATGACACCTTAAATAAGTGGACAAATCAGTTATCAAGCACCAGGTATACACTTGAGGCAGCCAACAAGATTCTATTTCATAGGAGTACCGAAGGCATGGCTAATTGGCAAAAAACCTCCAGGCacatgtgaagtcctgagttcaaccacaGTAAAGAACTGCCCTTCCCCTGGGACAAGAAAAGACATTGACATTTAGCTGGATCTCAATAGAGTACTATTATGTTCATTTGATTGGAATTGACCTGTTATaacttgttttaatttcttcatgaagtattttgtgatttatttacttttagtgtAATACATGTACTTATATAAATTGCAATGAATCCAGAGTATATATTCAACTTATACATGtgtgaataaaatatataatacccaTACAAATAGTCCAgaaaatttctttcaaaaattcaaaatattgttcattttctttcaaaagtatatttattttccttcgtAAACTTCAAAAATATTCATGCTGAAAATAACATTGTTTTATGTGAGAAATAATTATTGCCTTCTGTGTCTGCTAGAGCTTCATCTTATTTCACATTTTTCCTATTTAGAATGTGATATAATCATGAATGCATTGAACGACTTTAGtagaattaaataataaaatacaaccaTGCTGTGCTTTCACTCCCATAGGCCAAGCCCAGTCATAAGTACTCATGTTTAAATACATAGGGATACCAAAATATAGTCATTGGTGGCTCATTGTATAGGTTGACAGTGATCAAAGATGTCATGGAAAAATCTCCACCTGTCTCGCTAGAGGTTTGTATCAAGGATTCTGCTCACATTCTCTGTGTCCCTTATGACTTTTGTGACAAGGTTTCTCATTGGATACAAAAGGTAatgcacaaaaatgaaataaactaaaaagaatgAGATTTTATTAGAGTGAACTTTGGAGACCGTAAGACATGCAATATGTAAAGTGTGTTCACATACATATAAAGACTAACTTTCATCTTATTGAGGGGAGCTTAGTCACTATTCAACAGAAAGAACATCATTATAATCATTGTGCAATCATAATTCTGATAAATACAAGGTATATTTGAGAAGGTTATAGCTGtggagatacttttttttttttttttttgccagtcctgggccttggactcagggcctgagcactgtccctggcttcttcccactcaaggctagcactctgccacttgagccatagcgccgcttctggccgttttctgtatatgtggtgctggggaatcgaacctagggcctcgtgtatccgaggcaggcactcttgccactaggctatatccccagcccctggagatacTTTTAAATCCCCATGACTTTGAACTTTATCAATGAAGATTATATgcaaaatgtctttttttaataaaagaacagCTACTTATTTGAagggattttgtttttcatttgcattttaatgTCCAGAATGTGAAGTTGAGAAGGCATGATCAAAATATGGAAGACTAACTGTATATTTTAGTTTATGTGATCCTCCGGGACTCACAGAAGGCTATCTCGTCATATTCTTCCCTTACGCCTCTGAAAATAATTAACCTTAGGTATTTCAAGACCTTCTCCTTATACACTTGGCATTATCCCTCAGGTTAAGTTGTGGAATGCAGCCAGAATAAACTAGTATTATTTTTGTGCGCTGCAAAATGAGTGGCTAATTTTCCTCTTAAAACagcattatcaaactgatatacagaaaggttacagtttcatacgttaggcattggatacattccttgtaatgtctttgtatatcagtttgatagtaaaaatttgaaaaaaataatactccatgcaatgaactccaagaaaaggagacaagagatatttttagttgccattgttgctgttttcattttcttttcctttgttcttgtttGGTTGGGGGGGGATTGAgtttacaaaaaaagtcaaagaaggttGATAAAGTACAACAAtcctactcactagacaccatgtggtAAATGAACTGTTATAttgtgtgggtggggacaggagggaaaaataatgagagaatgacagaagagaagacatggttaaaaagaattgtactcattactggtgactgtaatccctctctgtatcaacaccaaaataaaatttaaaaaatcataaaataaatgaaaaatgaaaaaaaacagcattagaacaggaaagtctgtgatattcttatctccaattaaacaccaaaaagagccagaagtaaagctgtggcccaagtagtagagcactagccttgaatgaaaaagctcagaaatagtggcccagaatctgagttcaagctgcagtacccGCATGTGCTCACTCCTGCATGCacttgcacatacacacagagagagagagagagagagagagagagagagagagagagagaacaagagagagaaatatcatcagaaaattttaaaaaaacttgaaGAGTGGTCTCATTGAAAAAACTTGTCTCCTCTGCCCACAAATCACCCAACTGGagttcattttcctcatcttCACATCTTGGTGTCATATGAGAATGAATAGAGACCAATTAAAAATGCATGGAAATATTTTTCCTATACATCGTGGCCTGGGGATTTACCTTTATCTGTAGCAACATACTTCTTTACCTGTAAATATAGAAGAGTATGGTCAAGGACCACAGTTGTATTTGGGGCCATGTGTGAAATATAACAAAGCCCAAAGCAGATAGTTCTATGGTCCTTGGAAAAGTGCTGGTCTCCACTGAGGGGAGCCAACCAACGAGTCATTTGATCAAGAAACCCAGCAATGAATACTTATATGCATGAAAGATACATTTGTAATATGATGTCAAGACTGAtagcagtttttaaatttttttttgtagagtAGGTCTTTTCAATGTCAGTAAAAAGTCTTTAATAAGTAATATCTTCAACAATCTTTCCTCTAAAACTTACATTTCACACCTTATAGCCTGAAGTCAACTTACAAgactttaaacaaataaaaaaaaattatgtcattaTTTAAGAAAATAGAGCTTTTGTTCTTTACATATTTTAGTAAATTCACAATGTATAATGTatgcaatattttaaaacattctgaGTTTGGTTCCAGGTCTTTTTCTCAGACAGCAAAAACTTCTGAGTGCAAGCTCCTTTGGTTTCAGGAAAAAATATGAACATGTTTAGAGAAAGCCATACATAAAACCTCCTTCACCACTTGCTGACTTCTGTTTGGAGACCATTAATGTGAGAAAGGAATCTTTAGATTTTCCTTCTGATAAGTCCTCCACACAGGAGTTATTTCAACAAGAAAAATGACTCACTACTTCAATGACttctactttctattttttattttaattttgtgtctTTAAAGCCGCATGGTTGAATGGTCTACTTGTGTCCACCTGTTGTGTTGCTGCATTCTGTTTCATGGTGAGGTAATTTCcatagagaaaaacaaacaaagactgGGTGGCCCTGCTCTTTGTTAAAATTTCCATTACATATGACTTAGCATTTCTCTTTTGCAGTTTCTTAGAAAGCAAAATCCCTAGTTGTTTGTGGgctaaaacaaaaattataatttcaattgtCATGAAAGTGAAAGAAGGTAAGTGATCTCTAAAGCCCAAATGACAAAGTAGAACCAAGCAGGGCGGCCTGGGATGATCTTCCCAGGTCTCAGCAggtggagatctggaggattagaGGTCAGACCTGGCCAGGCAGGAAGTTGAAATACTATCCTTCCAAATGGCTAAAGCAAATGGAGCTATGGAAGCAGAGCGCCAGTGGGAAATTTCATACTAGCAATTACTGGTCCTGACaacaatttttaagtaaataatcACAAATCACAAAGTGTTCATAGCAAAATTAAATGTACCAAAGACTTGGAACCACTGAAGATTAATGCTGAATTTCAGAAAGGCTAAGAAATTGCTTTCTAATACAGTGAAGGAAGAGCTATACCTAGGGTAGTGAACTGCCTCATTTTTGCAAGATCAAGTACATGACTTTTTTCTCATTAATGTATTTGGGAGAAGTCatgaggagaaaatggaaaatcaAACCAGTCAACTCAAGGTCCCCTGTCCCTGGGAGGGTGGTGAATGTTATCTCATCTGAGACTCCACCTAGTCAATAATCTACTCACTAACTGGAAAGACTGACTTCAGACAGAAAAATAAGAGGGAATAGCAAAAGTTTTTCTCTTAAGCTGAATAGTACTAAAATCACTAGTAAGaattatattttcaaaacaatatcacgaaaatgaaaacataagaaTAATAAACCAATTCATGTTCCAAGCATCTTTGTATGTATTTGCTCTCTTCCACATAAGACTGTTTGCATTGTGCTCATCTAGACAGTTTTAGAGAAATACCTAACTATGGAGGGTTGTATGAAGTATTCCAAACACACATATGGTCTCTGATCACCACCTGAGAAAGAGTTGGGATAATGGCTCCATTGGAAAGACCCATCATACAAAGTGAAGATTACTAATGCGTGCCATGCACGCTCCCAGAGCAGTGGCAGGGTCAGTCCACACCTTCGCTGCACCACTGCTTCCTGTGCTAAGCAAGTGgattttcttaaatatctttcctttctcccttgttCTACTAATGTGATGCTCTCACGCCTCTGACTCCCAAGGACTCTATTGCTCTTTGTTTTAGAATTGGAATAATGGTAAATTTAAGTTTCCTTTGCTCCTTACATCCTCATAGGGGCTTAGATATCTACTGTCCATTTTCACGTTTCTGCCTCTCTGAAAGTCCTCCGTGCCACAGTCTGCCATTTCTCTATCACAATTTCATtagatttttcttcatttcctactgGACTAAGCATAGTGAAAATCAACATGTACAAGAAACTTCTTTAGAAAAAATTTAATAAGCAACCAAGAAATTAATTACATATATAAACCACAATGTAAAGGTATACATGGTAATATGAGTAAAACTAATTTGTCTGATAAATAGttagataaataaatatgtaaacagggatagatatatctatatatatgaaaGGGAAGAGTCTAGAAACTTGAACACAATTTAACCATCACTTCTGAAAACAACTAACAAATTCACTAAGGTCATGTCATATCATAGCAGAAATGACAACTTTGGAAAATGGCAGAGTCCCATGAAGGGAGACACTGTCTTCCATCAGTGAGGCCATTTCCATGTAGGATGAGATCTCATTCTTCACTCTTTATGCTTTCTAGAAGATTTGCTGATGAAGAGAAGTATCTCATGATTTCTGCCCTGACAACCTCCCAGGCACAAGAGCTGAACTTCTTCTCCTGCAGGTAGAGAGAGATCCTGTGGAAGTGTCTCCTCACAGCCAGCGTGGAGTCCTCAAGCACCATGGCATgcgcttcctctccctcctcccgggCCACACAGGCTCTCAGCTCATGCAGCTGGGCAGAGAGGCCAGTGCACAGTGTGGCCACAAGGCTCTTCTCCcaaggggcaggccagctctttGTGCTGAAGAGGCTGTAGATCTGCCGGGTCATCTCATGGAGCACAGCGATGGCTTCAGCCTTCTGGACCTGCTCTGCATCAAAGGCCTCCTGGGGGAATCCAAAGTCCTTTCTGTCCCTCAGGCAGGAGAACAGTGAGGTTCTCCTCATCTGTCCCAGGAGGAGCAAGGCTCTTTTGTTCCCCAGGCTGTGGGTGGGAGGCAGCTCACAGCCCAGGGAGCAGGTTGCCCTGCAGCTGAGCATCAGCAGGCTCACCAGGCAGACCAAGGGCAGGGCCATTGTGGATGGGGCAGGTGCTGCTGGAGTGGCTGAGGTGCGGATGCTGAAGCTTTGGCTGTGCGGTGTGTGAGGACCTTGATGGCCACCTTGGCTTAAGTAGGGGCTGGGCTAGGTTCCATTTTCTGAATGCCCTCCCTTCATTTTCTACTtctctattttgttttcatttatgattTCATGCTTCAGAGTGGCATTTCCCTGCCATTTCCTTTACTCTATTAGCTTCCCTCTCCATTCCTCCACTTGCTCTTAATCTTTTTTATAAAGCAAACCACTCATGAAAATTCAACAACACCTATATGTGGTAATACATTGCTGTACTATATACCTGTAAAATACTTTACAAAGTGTgcagattttaatttttcttggaaTGCATCTTGGGATAGATTATAGAATAGTTTAAGGAGACTCTCCTATTTAAAACTTTATCTGAGTTCTAGTCTCTCATACTTGACTCTGAGACTAGAAGGATCATGGATTGAGGAGAAACACTAAAGAGTGTTCATGACACTCCATCTCCAAGGATGAATCAGGACAGAGTGGCAATTGTCTCTATCCGACTTAAGACAGGAAACCTAAAATAAGTTTACAAAGCAGTGACCAGGCATAGAGTGAAGCAGCCATCGTGACCTTATCTCAGgatagaactggaggcatggctaagaAGTAAAGAAACAGCCAGCACACATCAGAAGACATAATACTGCACTTCATTCTGAAAAAATGTACATTGGTACTTAACTTGTTCTCAATAAAGTACTCTCACATGTATTTCTCTGGAATCAAATTTTCTTAAATTATGTTTTCTTCCTGTAAATTATTTACTTTAGTGTAGTGTGTATATTTGCTGATGAGGAAAAACCTCGAtacaattaaattataaaattcaaCGAACTTGTACTTCAGTCCCATAGGCCAAACCCAGTCAGAAGCACTCAAGAATTCATTGGAggccacatatatatatgaaatgtcaTCAAGGTATAATGGAGAAAATGACCTCTATTACTGGAGGTTGGTAGCAACAATCCTGTCCACATTGTCTGTGTCTTTGATGAATTCAGTAacatggtttatcattatgtataCAAGGAAATCCAAGAAGATTAAGTAAATAAAGATGAGATTTTATATGAGTTGACTTTGGAAGGACTCAATCTTGTAATGTTTTAAGTGTGTTCACATGTATCTGAAGATGAACTTTCctcctatggggggggggggagtcttatTCAGTTCTGAAATATCATCATCATAATAACAGTAGAAACGTAATTCCAAGACCAATAAATTTATTTGAGAGGATTGTAGACACAGAGATATATTTAATTCTCCATAATTCCAAAACTAATAGTTGAAGATTAtatgcaatatttttaaaagagcaatTATTTGGTTGTAGAGAtatggtttaaattttttaattttagtgcTAGAATGTGAAGTTGAGAAAGAATTCTGGAAATA contains:
- the LOC125352688 gene encoding interferon alpha-3-like, yielding MALPLVCLVSLLMLSCRATCSLGCELPPTHSLGNKRALLLLGQMRRTSLFSCLRDRKDFGFPQEAFDAEQVQKAEAIAVLHEMTRQIYSLFSTKSWPAPWEKSLVATLCTGLSAQLHELRACVARKEGEEAPAMVLEDSTLAVRRHFHRISLYLQEKKFSPCAWEIVRAEIMRYFSSSVDLLVSLLIHTAASALAQCTPPTEGKGAVKVPLPVRQREKIEVGTENTMLIAQNPEHTNIPSTDDIGTAAETVVSKIEADRKKFLMAKALGENALI
- the LOC125355685 gene encoding interferon alpha-3-like: MALPLVCLVSLLMLSCRATCSLGCELPPTHSLGNKRALLLLGQMRRTSLFSCLRDRKDFGFPQEAFDAEQVQKAEAIAVLHEMTRQIYSLFSTKSWPAPWEKSLVATLCTGLSAQLHELRACVAREEGEEAHAMVLEDSTLAVRRHFHRISLYLQEKKFSSCAWEVVRAEIMRYFSSSANLLESIKSEE